Within the Achromobacter spanius genome, the region GTCAGCACGGTGCGCTTGAAGAATGTTCGACCCTTCAGGCCCGCCACCATCAGCAAAGCGCCCAAGCCAAATACGATCAGATGTTCGCCAGGAAAGTCGGGGCGCCTGGCGTCTATGTCTTTCAATTCGTGAAATAGCGAGCGATGGCCGCGCTCGACTGGTTCCATTTCCACAACGTCGTCGGATTTCATGGTTGTCCCCCAAGAATAGAAACTGGGTCCCACTCAGCAAGTGACATGCCAGACACGGTTTGTGTCAGTGTCGGCCCAACTCTGATAAGGTCCGGCGTATCTTCCCTACCGGCCACACCATGTATACATCGCTCAAGGCACTCCTGCTGGTCCCTTGCCTGTGCCTGGCGGCTTGCGCCGTCAAGCCACGGCCCGCAACGCAAGCGCAGCCACGCATCGACGAGTTGCCAATGTACGGCGGCATGGACCGATCGGCGGCCGCCGAGCTTCAGGCTAGCGACAAAAAGCTGGTTGCGGATGCGGTCCAGGCGTTTGGCTCCGCTGCCAAGGCGTCGCAGGCCTGGGTGTCGCAGGGGTACCGCTTTTATCAAGCTGACCAGTTGGGCATGGCGATGCGCCGCTTCAATCAGGCCTGGCTGTTGAACCCGGACAACCCCGAGGTCTATACCGGCTTTGCCGCCGTGCTGCACGACCAAGGCAAGTTCTGCCAGGCCATGAGCATGATGGACCAGGCGATCAGCCATGATCCGCCCACATTCCAGGGAATTTACGCGGATGCGGGGCGTATCGCGGCTCGCTGCGCCGCGGAAGACAAGACGCTGCCGCCCGAAGCGCGGGTGGCGGCAACCGCTCGTTCCGACGAGTGGTACCGCAAAGGCGAGGCCGTCGAACCGGATAAGGGATATCTGTATTCGTCCTGGGCCACCGCCTACTACTGGCGCGGGCAATACGATCAGGCCTGGGCGATGGTTGTCCGCGCGCGCGCGGCTGGGGGATCACCAAGCCCGAAATTCATGGAAATGCTACGCGCCCAAATGCCGGAGCCGCGCTCATAGCCCGCCCATCATGCAGGTGAATCCGGCTGCGCTGGCGGCATTTGCGATATTCTGCTGACCATCATGATCAAAGCTCTATGGTTGGCGTTGGGCTGCGTGATGCTGGCACTGGGCGTCATCGGCGCGTTCTTGCCGGTCATGCCGACGACGATTTTCCTGATTTTGGCGGTGGGCTGCTTTTCGCGCTCGTCTCCGCGCCTGGAAAAATGGCTGCTGGATAGTCCGACTTACGGGCCGCCCCTGCGTATCTGGCGCGAACAGAAGGCGGTGTCTCGCAAGGGCAAAACCTACGCTTGCCTGGGCATGGCGCTGGGATACGGCATTTTCTGGTGGAGCGCGCATCCGTCGTGGCCGCTGGCGGTAGGCGTCGGCGTGTTTTTTCTGGCCAGCGCGGCCTATGTGCTCAGCCGCCCGGCACCCAAAACGACGGGTGCCGGTAGCGAGCCGTTGCAACGATAGGGTTCCGCGCCGGATCGACGCGGGGTATTCCGCTTTACCCGTTTAGTGTGAATGCCGGGGATCGCCCCGAGTTTCGATCACTTTCAGATAAAGCGTGGCGGGTTCCAGGCAGCCGCCGGTCGATAATTGGCCCACCAGTTGCCGATAGAGCTCCTGCCAGGGCGTTTGCGACGCCGGTGGCTGGTAGGCCGGTTCCTGCTTGCGCCGTTCCATTTCCGCGTCGTCCACCAATGCCGTTACGCTGCGTTGGTTCAAGTCGACACGGATCTTGTCGCCCGTGCGCAGCAGCGCCAGGCCCCCGCCCGCAGCGGCTTCCGGTGACATGTTCAGGATGGACGGGCTGGCCGATGTGCCGCTTTGCCGGCCGTCTCCCAGGCAAGGCAGCGAGTCGACGCCACGCTTGATCAGGTGCGAGGGCGGGGCCATGTTGACGACCTCCGCGCTGCCCGGATAGCCCACGGTGCCGGCGCCGCGTATCACCAGAATGCAGTGCTCGTCGATGTTCAGCGACGGGTCTTCGATGCGGGCGTGATAGTCCTCGGGGCCTTCGAACACAATGGCGCGTGCCTCGAAGGCGTTCTCCGAACCGGGCTCCGACAGATAGGTGCGGCGGAAGGCTTCGCCCACGACCGACATCTTGATGATGGCGCTGTCGAAGAAGTTGCCCGACAGCACGATGAAACCGGCGCGGTGCTTGAGCGGCGCCTCGCAACTGCGAATGACGTCGGCGTCGCGGGTCTTGGAGGCCGCGGCGATATCGCCGATGGTTTTGCCGGACACGGTGGCGCAGTCGGCGTGCAGACGGCCCGCGGCCAGCAATTCGTGCATGACGGCGGGCACGCCGCCCGCCCGGTGGAAGCCTTCGCCCAGGTGTTCGCCGGCGGGCACGCAATTGACCAGCAGCGGTACGTCTTCGCCCAAGCGCTGCCAATCGTCCAGACTGAGGTCGATGCCGGCGTGGCGGGCCATGGCGATCAAATGCGGCGGACAGTTGCTGGACGCGCCCAGTGCCGACGCCACGACAATGGCGTTTTCGAAGGCCTGGCGGGTCAGGATGTGCGACGGCCGCAGGTCTTCGCGAACCATGTCGCAAATGCGCATGCCGGTGGCGTAAGCCATCTGCGCGCGTTCGCGGTAAGGCGCGGGGATGCTGGCGCAGGTGGGCAGCGACATGCCCAGGGCTTCCGCCAGCGAATTCATGGACAGCGCCGTGCCCATGGTGTTGCAGTGCCCGACCGATGGCGACGATGCCGTGGCCAGCGTCATGAAGCCTTCGTAGTCCAGCTTGCCCGCCGCCATCAGGTTGCGGGCATGCCAGATGACGGTGCCCGAACCTACCCGCTGGCCGTCGTGCCAGCCGTCCAGCATTGGCCCGCCCGACAGCACGATGGCGGGCAGGTCAACCGTGGCGGCAGCCATCAGGCAAGCCGGGGTGGTTTTGTCGCAACCGGTGGTCAGCACTACGCCGTCCAGCGGATAGCCGTGCAAGATTTCAACCAGGCCCAGATAGGCCAGGTTGCGATCCAGCGCCGCCGTGGGCCGCCGGCCTTGTTCGGCCAGCGGATGTACCGGGAACTCCATCGGGATGCCGCCCGCGTCCCGGATACCCGCCTTGATGCGCTCGGCCAGCGCCAGGTGATGCCGGTTGCAGGGCGCCAGGTCGCTGCCGGTCTGGGCAATGCCGATGATCGGCCGCCCGGACTGCAGCTCTTGCCGCGTCAGGCCGTAGTTAAGATAGCGCTCGACGTAAATCGCCGTCATATCGGCGTGCGAGGGGTCGTCGAACCATTTCTGGCTGCGCAACTTGCGGGGTATCTGAGACATGGGTGACTCGCTTGCTTCGCGTGGGCGTCAGTGATGAGACGTCAGTAATCGGGCCTCAATATCAGGCCCGAACATAAGACTTTGATCCATCAGGCCTTAATTACGCGCCTTCTGGATTTCGTCGTTCATTTGCTTGATGAGGTCGGGCCCCAGCTCCTGGGTGTACTTGTCAACCACCGGCTGAACCTTTTCGCGCATGCGGGCCACTTCCTCGGGGCTGACCGTGTTGATCTTCATGCCGGCCTTTTCAAGCGTCGCCATGGCCTTGGTCGAATCCGCGCGGCTGTCCTTGCGTTCGAAATCACGCGAGGCCGCGGCTGCCTGCCGGATCAGCTTCTGTTCGTCAGGCGACAAGGTGTCCCACCATTTCTTCGAGGCCAGCACCACCCACGGCGTGTAGACGTGGCGGGTGATGGTCAGGAAGGGCTGCACTTCGTAGAACTTGCTGCTTTGGATGGTGGTGATGGGGTTTTCCTGCCCGTCGACCGTGCGCGTTTCCAAGGCGGTGAACAGTTCCGAGAAAGGCATGGGCACGGCGTTCGCGCCCAGCGTGTTGAAGACGCCCAACGCGATCTGGTTCTGCATGACCCGCAGTTTGATGCCTTGCATGTCTTCCGCGCGCACGATCGGATGCTTGGAATTGGTCATGTTGCGAAAGCCGTTTTCCCAATAGACCAAGCCAACCAGGCCCTTGGCTTCCAGCTTCTTCAACAGGTCCTGGCCCACCTTGCCATCCAGCACGGCATCGGCTTCCTTTTCACTGTTGAACAGGAAGGGCAGGTCGAACACGCCAAATTCCTTGACCATGCCCGCCAGCGGCGCGGTGGAACCCACCATCATTTCCTGTGCGCCGCCGGCCAGGGCGCCCTGCATTTGTTCGTCGGAACCCAGCGTGGCGGAACCGAAGGTCCTCATCTTCAGCTTGCCGTCGCTGACTTTTTCAAGCTCTTGCGCCAGGAAGCGCGCGGCGCGGCCCTGGACACTTTCTTCGTTCAGGCCGTAGCCGAAGCGGATCAGGCGCGGCTTGACGTCGGCCGCCGCGGCCACGCCGGCCACAGCGCAGGACAGCGCGGTAGCCAGCACAAGTAGACGGGTCTTGAATCGAATGGTCATGGTGCTCCTCCTTGGGGTTTTCTCTATGCCGCTAGTGCATCCAGCGTGCGGGTACGGTGATCAGTTCGGGGAAGATCACCAACAGAATCAGCAAGATCGCGTAGGCCACGACGTAGCGCCACACCCCCTTGCAGATAGTTTCCATATTGATGCGGGCCACGCCGCACACCACGTTCAGCACTGTGCCCACGGGTGGGGTCAAAAGGCCCACGCAGCCCACCATGACGAACATGACGCCGAAGTAGACGGGGTCGATGCCAGCCTTGGTGACCACCGGCATCAGCACCGGCGCCAGAATCAGGATGGTGGGCGTGAGGTCCATGACCGTGCCGATCAGGATCAACAGAAGCATCAGCGCGAACATCAGCAGCTTGGGCTGGTCCATGATGGGCGCAAGCAGCGCGATCAGATCTTGCGGCATGTCGGCCAGCGTGATCATGTAGGACGACACCATCGCGGCGGCCACCAGGAACATCACCACGGACGTGGTGCGCGCGGCGTTCACGAACAGCGGCACCAGGTCCCGCAGGCCGATCTCGCGGTAGACGAACAGGCTGACGATCAGCGCATAGACGGCGGCCACCACGGCCGCTTCGGTCGGTGTGAAGATGCCGCCACGCAGCCCGCCGATGATGATCACGGGCAACATCAGCGCCCACAGCGATTCGCGCAGCGCTTTCCAGCGCATGCTCCAGGGTTCGCGCGGCGAAGGCGTGATGCTGCCGTGCTTGCGCGCCACCCAGGTCCAAACTGCCACCAAGGTCATGCCCATCATCAGCCCCGGCGCGATGCCCGCAAAGAACAGCTTGGTGATCGACACATTCGTGGCCACGCCAAAAATAATGAACGAGATGGACGGCGGAATGATGGGGGCGACAATGCCGCCCGCGGCGATCAAGCCCGAGGCCTGTCCGGCGTCGTAACCTTTTTCGCGCAGCATGGGGATCAACAATGACCCGAGCGCGGCGGCATCGGCCACCGCCGAGCCGGAAAGGGCGGCCAGCAGCACGCTGGCGAAAATGGCCACATAGCCCAATCCGCCTTGGACGTGCCCGACGAACATGCTGGCCAGGCGCACGATTCGACGTGAAATGCCGCCAGCGTTCATGAGCTCGCCCGCCAGCATGAACAGCGGCACCGCCATCAGCGTGAAGCTGTTGGCGCCCGTCAGCATGTTCTGCGCCAGGATCTGGGTGTCGAAGAAATTCAGTTGGAACATCATGGCCAAGGCGCTGAGTAGCAGCGCGAAGGCAATCGGCATGCCCAGGGCAATCAGCCCAAGCAGCACAAGCAGGAAGACGGTCAGGATCATTGCGGGTTTCCGGGCGAGGCAGGGAGGCGGGTGCGGGGGAAGGCCGGGATCAGATGGCGGGGTCTTCCGGACTGGATTCCGCCGGCAAGGGGCCACCGGCCAGCACGCGGATGATGTCGACCAGGGTCAGGATGCCCATGGCGACCGATGCATACAGCGCCGCGGTGTTGAATACCGCCAGGCGCATTCCCGTGACAGGCAGCACGGTGCCCATGCCGATGACGGTCTGCACCCAACTGCCTTGCGCCATCAGCCAAAGCACCCACAGCACCAGCAATTGGCAGAACACGTGCGACACGCGTCGGGCGGTGGGACCGAATCGATCAACGAGCATGGTGACGCCGATGTGCTGGTGATCGCGTAGCGCAATGACCGCGCCCAGGAAGATCAGCCAGACGAAAGCCAGGCGGGACACCTCGTCCGACGCATTGATGCCGGAATTGAACAGGTAGCGCAGCGCTACGTTGCCGAACAGCAGCACGACCATGACGACCAGACAGGCCACCATCAGCCAGGTCTGCAACTTGAAACACCAGTCAGCGGCGCGGGCCAACGGTGAACCGCCGGGCCGCCCGGAATGGGAAGCTTGCATGTTTGTCTCCTGCCCCGTTTTTCGGGGCTTTTTTCGCTTATGCTTTTGCGGATGTTAGCGCTAACATTTCGACTTTGGCAAGCCCCTGTTTTTGCGTCAGACTACGCGCTGCCCATCCGACCACGAGGCCCAATGTCCGTCCGTAAACCCCGCAGCTCGCACGCTGGCCGCATCACCATGCAAGAGGTTGCACGCCGCGCGGGCGTCAGCGCCATCACGGTGTCGCGCGCGTTGCGCACGCCCGACAAGGTGGCCGAGGCGCTGCGCCTGCGTATCGTCCGGGTTTGCCAGGAATTGGGCTACGTGCCCAACCACGCCGCCAGTGCCTTGGCGTCGGCGCGGTCGCAAACCGTGGTGGTGTTGATTCCGTCGTTGAGCAACGTGGTGTTCGTGGACATCATTTCCGGCATCAAGGAAGTGCTGGATCAGCAGGGCTATCACATGCTGATCGGGGTGACGGGGTATTCGCCGGATGCGGAAGAAGCCTTGCTGCGCAAGTATCTGCAGCATTCGCCGGACGGCGTGATCTTGACCGGTATCGACCACAATCCCGGCACATGGGCATTGCTGCGCACGCAACGGATCGCCACGGTGCACACCATAGAAACACTGGCCGATGGCGAAGACATGAGCGTGGGTTTTTCGCAGTTCGATTCGGGCTATGCCGCTTGCCGCCACCTGGTGGAGCGCGGCCGTCGCCGCATCGGCATCATCGGCGCTCAGCTGGACCCGCGCTCGTTGCGCCGCTGCGAAGGCGCGCGGCAGGCGCTGCGCGATGCGGGCTGCTACGACGCCACGCTGGAAATCATGACGCCGGAGAAATCGTCCATCAGCCTGGGGGCGTCCTTGCTGGACACCTTGCGCACCCAGCATCCGGATTGCGATGCCGTTTTCTTCTGCAACGATGACCTGGCGCAGGGCGCGGTGTTTCAGTGCGGCAGGCTGGGCGTGCGCGTGCCGGAGCAGATGGCCATCATCGGCTTTCATGATCTGGCCGGCACCGCCTGGACCACGCCACCCTTGTCGACCATCGCCACGCCGCGCTACCAGATCGGCTTGTCGGCGGCCGACCTGCTGATGCGCCACCTGGCGGGTGAGACCGTCGCCCAGCGGCATGTGGACTTGGGCTTTACGCTGGTGCAGCGCGAAACCAGTTGAAGGGCGGCGTCAGGCCGCGCGGCGCAACGCCAGGAACACGCCCGAGGCCATGATCAACCCCATGCCCGCCAATGCCATGGCGTCTGGCGGCCGCTGAAACCAGAACGTGCTGAACAAGACCGCCAGCAGCAGTTGGAAGTAATTCAAGGGGGCCAGCGTGGCGGCCGATACGCGTTGGAACGCGGCAATCAGCAGCACCTGCGCCAGGCCGCTGCATACGCCAAGCGCGATGATGAGCGTGGCGTCGGCGGGGCCGGGCCAGGGGTCCGGCAGAAAGAAGGGGGCGGGCAAGGCCGTGACGATCAGGCAGATGATCGCGGTATAGGCGTATTGCACGGGCCCGGGCACCTTGCCCGACAGCTTGCGCGTCAGCACCTGGAAAATCGCGTAGCACACGGCCGACACCGCCATCAGCAGCGTGCCCAGCAGCGGCAAGTCGGCACCCGGGCGCACAATCAAGAGCATGCCGGCAAAACCCACGGCCACCGCGATCCATTGCACGGGGCGCACCCGTTCTCGTAGCAGCCAGGGCGACAGCGCCACCATGATGAGCGGCGAGGTGAAATAGATGGCGGTGGCTTCCGACAGCGGCATCCAGATCAGCGCGGTCATGAAGCACGTGGCCACTGTGGCCAGCGTTAGCCCGCGCAACACCAGCAGCGGTTTCTCGGGCGTATCACGCAGTCGCAGGCCGGGGGCGTGGCGCCATAGCATGTACAACGCCAGAACGATCACCGCCAAATACCGCATCACGTTCAGGAAGGGCGCGGGGTAGCGTTCCAGCATGTGCTTGGAGCCGGCGTCGAAGGTGGCGAACGCGACCAGCGCCGCAAAGAACAGCAGGATGCCCGCGTTGCGCGACGCGGCGGGGGCGGGCAGGACGGCGTCGGGAACGGAGGCCATGGATGATGCGCGCGCGTCAGGCGCTGGCTTGCCCCATGCCTTGCAGGAAGGCGTCTAGCGCGGGGCCGATGGCCTGGACCATGTACCCGCCTTCCTGCACCACGACGGTAGGCACGCGCAGGCTGGCCACGCGCGCGCCGATGTCGCGGTAGGCGTCGATGTCCAGCTTGAGCACGCTGATGGGGTCGTCCTTGTAGGAGTCGAAACCCAATGCCAGCACCAGCGCTTGCGGCCCGTAGCCGGCCAGCGCCGACAATGCCGTGTCCAGCGCGGCCAGGAAGGGATCGTTGCCCGAGCCGTGCGCAAGCGGCAGGTTCAGGTTGTAGCCTTCACCGGCGCCGTGGCCGCGTTCGTCGGTATAACCGGTATAGAACGGGTAGTAGGCGCTGGGGTCGGCGTGCAGCGACACGGTCATGACGTCGGCGCGCTGGTAGAAAATGTTCTGGGTGCCATCGCCGTGGTGCGCGTCCACATCCAGCACCGCCACCTTGGACCACGTTTGCAGCAAGCGGCTGGCCGCCGCCGCGCTGCTGTTCAGGTAGCAAAAGCCGCCGGCGCGGTCACGATGCGCGTGATGGCCGGATGGCCGGCACAGCGCGTAGGCCATGCCCGCCGTGCTGGCGACATGGTCCGCCGCCGCCACCGCGCTATGGGTTGACCGCAGCGCCGAGCGCCAGGTGTGTGGGCCGATCGGGCAAGACAGATCGCTTAAGTAGTAGCCCGTTTGCGCCACGATGGACGGCGAAGGGCAGGGCCCGCGCCCGGCCTGTTCGACACGCCCGTTGTAGTAGGGCGACAGGTTGGGCAGGACTTCCGGCCCGGGGTCCACGCCCGGCGCTTTCAGCGACTGCCAGCGTGTGTAGGCGGTTTCCAGGTAGTTCAGGTATGCGGCGCTATGAATGCTCTCGAGCGGCTTGCGGCCGTAGTCGGAAGGGGCTTCCACGGCGATGCCGCGTGCCGCCAGCGCGCCTTGCAGGCTTTCTGCCCGGGACGGCAGATCGGTGGGGGCACTGAGCCGGCCCAGCCGCATGAACTGCTGCGGGGTGTGCAGCAATTGTTCTTCCGAGAAAAACGCCTTCATGATGATCCTCGCTGATGCGTCAGGCCTGCTTGATTTCGATTTCGACAAAAACGAATTCGGTATCGCCGGGATTGATGACGTTGTGCTCAACGCCAACCGGTCGATAGTAGGCGATGCCCGTCGTGAGCTGGCTGGTGACCTGGCCGGTGGGCGTGTCCAACAGCAAGGGGCCGGTGGTTTGCGGGACCACCACGTAGTTCATGCCATGGCGATGCCAGCCCGTTTCGCCACCGGGCGGAAAGCGCCATTCGGTGACGGTGACCAATTCGTTATCGATCTGCACGGTGGGAACGGCGGCGGGACGTTGCACGAGGATGCTCCTGGGGTTGGCTTGGGATTGTCTTGGGGCTTAAGGATGATCAGGCCATTGTCGCCTGAGTGGGGTCCCAGTGCTGGCCGGGCACGGCGGCGATCAACTGCCGCGTGTATTCATGCTCGGGCCTGTCAAAGATCTGTGACGGCGAGCCATACTCGACGACCTTGCCGCGATGCATCACCAGCACCGAATTGCAGATCTGAGCGGCAACTCGCAGGTCGTGGGTGATGAACACCAGCGCAATCTGCAAACGCTGTTGCAGGTCATGCAGCAGTTGCAGCACCTGCGCCTGCACCGATACGTCCAGCGCTGACACCGATTCATCGGCCACCAGCACCTTGGGCTCCAGGGCCAGCGCGCGCGCGATGCCGATGCGCTGACGCTGCCCACCCGAAAACTGATTTGGGTAGCGATCAAAGGCGGACGGGTCCATGCCCACCAACGACAGCAGTTCGCGCACGCGGGCCTCGGCCTTCGCGCGCGGCACGCCATTGGCCACGGGGCCGTCGCTGATGATGCGGCCTACGGTGTGGCGCGGGTTGAGCGAGGCGAACGGATCCTGGAAGATCATCTGGATATCGTGGCGCAGCGGGCGAAAGCGCGACTCCGACATCTTGGCGATGTCCTGGCCGTTGAAGATCAATTGGCCGCCATTGATGCCCACCAATTTCAGCAGGCATTTTCCGATGGTCGATTTTCCCGATCCCGATTCCCCCACGATGCCCAGCGTCTCGCCCCGTCGCACGGTGAAACTGACGCCGTCCACGGCACGCACTTCACGCTTGCCGCCCAGCCAGCCGTGGCCAATCACGTAGGTCTTCTTCAGGTCTTTTACTTCCAGCACCGGCGTGTCGTCGGCCGTTGCCACGCGTTCTTCGCCACGGCGGTGCGGCACGGCCGCGATCAGGCGCTGGGTGTAGGGGTGGCGCGGACGGTTCAAGACCTCGTCGGCCGGGCCTTGCTCCACCAAGATTCCTTTTTCCATGACGGCGACGCGGTGGGCAATTTCGGCCACCACGCCGAAGTCGTGCGTGACGAACATCACGCCCATGCCCTTTTCTTTCTGGATGCGGGCAATCAGCGCCAATATCTGCGCCTGCGTGGTGACGTCCAGCGCCGTGGTGGGTTCATCGGCGATCAGCAACGCGGGCTCCAACGCCAGCGCCATGGCGATCATCACGCGCTGGCGTTGGCCGCCCGACAAGCGGAATGGGTAGACGTGGTAAAGCGTGGCTGGGTCCGGCAGGCCCACGAAGTCCAGCAGTTCCAGCGTGCGCCGCATGCGCTCGGCGCCGGGATAGGCGTTGTGGACGCGCATGACTTCACTGATCTGTTCGCCCACTGTCATCAGCGGGTTCAGGGCCGACAACGGCTCCTGGAAGATCATCGCCATGTCCTTGCCGCGCATGGCTTGCAGCGTGGCTTCGTCTTGCCGCAGCAGGTCTTGGCCACGGAACAAAATGCGGCCCTGCTGCGGCGTCAGATAGTCGGGCAATAAACCCATGATGGCGTTGGCGCTCATGGACTTGCCCGAACCGGACTCGCCCACGATGCAGAGGATTTCGCCGGCGCGGATATCGTAGGAAACGTCCTGCACGGCAAAGGGCCGGTCGCCGCCCCGAGGCAGCGCAATACTTAGATTCTGGACAGACAACAGCGGCGTGGATTCGGTCATGTCGGCCTCCTATTCGCCGCGCTTGCGCAGTTGGGGGTTGAGGGCGTCGTTCAAGCCTTCGCCGATCAGGTTGATGGCCAGCACCGTCAGCAAGATGGCCACGCCGGGCCAGACGCTCATCCACCAGGCTTCGCGGATCATCGTACGCGCCGCGCCGATCATGAAACCCCAACTCATCAGGTTGCGGTCGCCCAGGCCCAGGAAGGACAGGGACGATTCCGTCAGGATGGCGGTCGCCACCATGAACGAGGCCGACACGATGATGGGCGACATGGCGTTGGGCAGGATCTGGGTGCTGACGATGCGCGCGGGGGTCTGGCCGATGACGATCGCGGCCTGGACGAATTCCCGCTGCTTGAGCGT harbors:
- a CDS encoding TRAP transporter small permease; the encoded protein is MQASHSGRPGGSPLARAADWCFKLQTWLMVACLVVMVVLLFGNVALRYLFNSGINASDEVSRLAFVWLIFLGAVIALRDHQHIGVTMLVDRFGPTARRVSHVFCQLLVLWVLWLMAQGSWVQTVIGMGTVLPVTGMRLAVFNTAALYASVAMGILTLVDIIRVLAGGPLPAESSPEDPAI
- a CDS encoding LacI family DNA-binding transcriptional regulator, whose translation is MSVRKPRSSHAGRITMQEVARRAGVSAITVSRALRTPDKVAEALRLRIVRVCQELGYVPNHAASALASARSQTVVVLIPSLSNVVFVDIISGIKEVLDQQGYHMLIGVTGYSPDAEEALLRKYLQHSPDGVILTGIDHNPGTWALLRTQRIATVHTIETLADGEDMSVGFSQFDSGYAACRHLVERGRRRIGIIGAQLDPRSLRRCEGARQALRDAGCYDATLEIMTPEKSSISLGASLLDTLRTQHPDCDAVFFCNDDLAQGAVFQCGRLGVRVPEQMAIIGFHDLAGTAWTTPPLSTIATPRYQIGLSAADLLMRHLAGETVAQRHVDLGFTLVQRETS
- a CDS encoding DMT family transporter, with protein sequence MASVPDAVLPAPAASRNAGILLFFAALVAFATFDAGSKHMLERYPAPFLNVMRYLAVIVLALYMLWRHAPGLRLRDTPEKPLLVLRGLTLATVATCFMTALIWMPLSEATAIYFTSPLIMVALSPWLLRERVRPVQWIAVAVGFAGMLLIVRPGADLPLLGTLLMAVSAVCYAIFQVLTRKLSGKVPGPVQYAYTAIICLIVTALPAPFFLPDPWPGPADATLIIALGVCSGLAQVLLIAAFQRVSAATLAPLNYFQLLLAVLFSTFWFQRPPDAMALAGMGLIMASGVFLALRRAA
- a CDS encoding cupin domain-containing protein, coding for MQRPAAVPTVQIDNELVTVTEWRFPPGGETGWHRHGMNYVVVPQTTGPLLLDTPTGQVTSQLTTGIAYYRPVGVEHNVINPGDTEFVFVEIEIKQA
- a CDS encoding histone deacetylase family protein — encoded protein: MKAFFSEEQLLHTPQQFMRLGRLSAPTDLPSRAESLQGALAARGIAVEAPSDYGRKPLESIHSAAYLNYLETAYTRWQSLKAPGVDPGPEVLPNLSPYYNGRVEQAGRGPCPSPSIVAQTGYYLSDLSCPIGPHTWRSALRSTHSAVAAADHVASTAGMAYALCRPSGHHAHRDRAGGFCYLNSSAAAASRLLQTWSKVAVLDVDAHHGDGTQNIFYQRADVMTVSLHADPSAYYPFYTGYTDERGHGAGEGYNLNLPLAHGSGNDPFLAALDTALSALAGYGPQALVLALGFDSYKDDPISVLKLDIDAYRDIGARVASLRVPTVVVQEGGYMVQAIGPALDAFLQGMGQASA
- a CDS encoding IlvD/Edd family dehydratase, which produces MSQIPRKLRSQKWFDDPSHADMTAIYVERYLNYGLTRQELQSGRPIIGIAQTGSDLAPCNRHHLALAERIKAGIRDAGGIPMEFPVHPLAEQGRRPTAALDRNLAYLGLVEILHGYPLDGVVLTTGCDKTTPACLMAAATVDLPAIVLSGGPMLDGWHDGQRVGSGTVIWHARNLMAAGKLDYEGFMTLATASSPSVGHCNTMGTALSMNSLAEALGMSLPTCASIPAPYRERAQMAYATGMRICDMVREDLRPSHILTRQAFENAIVVASALGASSNCPPHLIAMARHAGIDLSLDDWQRLGEDVPLLVNCVPAGEHLGEGFHRAGGVPAVMHELLAAGRLHADCATVSGKTIGDIAAASKTRDADVIRSCEAPLKHRAGFIVLSGNFFDSAIIKMSVVGEAFRRTYLSEPGSENAFEARAIVFEGPEDYHARIEDPSLNIDEHCILVIRGAGTVGYPGSAEVVNMAPPSHLIKRGVDSLPCLGDGRQSGTSASPSILNMSPEAAAGGGLALLRTGDKIRVDLNQRSVTALVDDAEMERRKQEPAYQPPASQTPWQELYRQLVGQLSTGGCLEPATLYLKVIETRGDPRHSH
- a CDS encoding TRAP transporter substrate-binding protein, with the protein product MTIRFKTRLLVLATALSCAVAGVAAAADVKPRLIRFGYGLNEESVQGRAARFLAQELEKVSDGKLKMRTFGSATLGSDEQMQGALAGGAQEMMVGSTAPLAGMVKEFGVFDLPFLFNSEKEADAVLDGKVGQDLLKKLEAKGLVGLVYWENGFRNMTNSKHPIVRAEDMQGIKLRVMQNQIALGVFNTLGANAVPMPFSELFTALETRTVDGQENPITTIQSSKFYEVQPFLTITRHVYTPWVVLASKKWWDTLSPDEQKLIRQAAAASRDFERKDSRADSTKAMATLEKAGMKINTVSPEEVARMREKVQPVVDKYTQELGPDLIKQMNDEIQKARN
- a CDS encoding tetratricopeptide repeat protein, with protein sequence MYTSLKALLLVPCLCLAACAVKPRPATQAQPRIDELPMYGGMDRSAAAELQASDKKLVADAVQAFGSAAKASQAWVSQGYRFYQADQLGMAMRRFNQAWLLNPDNPEVYTGFAAVLHDQGKFCQAMSMMDQAISHDPPTFQGIYADAGRIAARCAAEDKTLPPEARVAATARSDEWYRKGEAVEPDKGYLYSSWATAYYWRGQYDQAWAMVVRARAAGGSPSPKFMEMLRAQMPEPRS
- a CDS encoding TRAP transporter large permease, which gives rise to MILTVFLLVLLGLIALGMPIAFALLLSALAMMFQLNFFDTQILAQNMLTGANSFTLMAVPLFMLAGELMNAGGISRRIVRLASMFVGHVQGGLGYVAIFASVLLAALSGSAVADAAALGSLLIPMLREKGYDAGQASGLIAAGGIVAPIIPPSISFIIFGVATNVSITKLFFAGIAPGLMMGMTLVAVWTWVARKHGSITPSPREPWSMRWKALRESLWALMLPVIIIGGLRGGIFTPTEAAVVAAVYALIVSLFVYREIGLRDLVPLFVNAARTTSVVMFLVAAAMVSSYMITLADMPQDLIALLAPIMDQPKLLMFALMLLLILIGTVMDLTPTILILAPVLMPVVTKAGIDPVYFGVMFVMVGCVGLLTPPVGTVLNVVCGVARINMETICKGVWRYVVAYAILLILLVIFPELITVPARWMH
- a CDS encoding YbaN family protein; protein product: MIKALWLALGCVMLALGVIGAFLPVMPTTIFLILAVGCFSRSSPRLEKWLLDSPTYGPPLRIWREQKAVSRKGKTYACLGMALGYGIFWWSAHPSWPLAVGVGVFFLASAAYVLSRPAPKTTGAGSEPLQR